The Xyrauchen texanus isolate HMW12.3.18 chromosome 13, RBS_HiC_50CHRs, whole genome shotgun sequence genome contains the following window.
cacttctctgtgtgtgtgtgctgcattgtggctgatttgtcgattttgtttttacaaaataaaaaaaaattgctttatttttgtgttttttagtcTTTCCCATTAATTTCCAATGGTCATCAATTTTGACCACGAGCAGCAAAGGACCACTTTATGACCACTTAGACTTATCAAATCAAGCCCACAATATTTTGGTGTGTGTTCAGATGACAAGTGAAGGAAAAGTCACTGTCTTGTAccactcagataaaggaaaccatttttatttcattgtaaaaatttatttcggtcaaaaatgaccgaacagAATGGTTAATGGTGCTGCAATATAAGCATCATAACAAattatgtaaatacattaatatggaAGTACACGTCAGGCTAATTTCTAATTGTTCAAACACTGTATTCAAAAGAGAAGCATAGTATATCCATCTTTTCTTTTGTTAGCTGGGCATGATGGACACAGTAAATAAGCTGGAGGTGGAGAAGGTGTGGCGGAGCTTTGGTCTGGCTGAGGAAGTCCTTGCACACATCTTTTCTGTCGGCTCTTTTGGTGAAACGCTTGAATGGATGAGATTCTTCGCAATAAACTGCAGCTACCTAGGAGGGGTAAATACAAATGTAGAACATAAAGTATACAAGAATACATGATTTACACTTAATTATATCtgattcattaaatgtattgtcAGATGGAGAGGATATGATGATGTCTTCAAAAGATGGCTATTGCTGTTAAGTCTGTTTTGCTCTTGTATTCAAAGACATTTAGGAAGGCTATGGCTCATGCATGCTTTATACTGGGCGGTGACCCGAAATGCAAGCACTCTGATGCATGTTTGCCATTTGAGATGTTCCATGATCTTTACACCTATCTGGCAGAGATGGACCGAGAGGTTTCCCAGGCCCAGGTTGACATAGCACTTGCGTACCTGGAGGCACAAGCGTGAGTGAAATGCCTCCTGCATCATTTCATATACTTGGTATTTATGGAAAAGTACACCTATAACTGAAAATTCTAGCTTTATTTAcccagcctcatgttgttccaaacaactTTTCTTCAGTGGAATGCAACTAATAATcagttttcagtgaataacaatttaaaaatgtcatcctgttcctcacacaaatcatTTCCAGAATATTTTCAGATGACTTCGAATATTCAGGAAGCACGAGTCATTTGTCTAGGccaacttttatggtgctttttggagttttttgttttgtctactttagagcttgacagcagtggtcactttggaacgacatgaggataagcaaataattacaaatttttggacatactattcctttaattataggAAAAGTAATCATGTGGTGTTGTCACAGAAGTacttgttttaataataaatgataaaaacagATTATAAGAAATCATGCTAAATAGAATTGATCTGCAACAAGCTGCAATGTCTTCTATAGCTGAACCCTGAACGCTGACTTAACATTTTTGTGTAATATTTTGATTTATGAGTGGCTTGTCATCTTTCCCTCTATAAAGCCTGCTATCTCTCTAAGACTTCTCTCATTACAGGAAGGCAAATAATGGCATGGTGAAGGTGTCTGATTTCATCAACTGTCATAAAGTGTGTTTGGGATGAGCATCTAATGTGATAACGAGAGGATGAGAGCAGAATGAAACCTCATCCACCATTTTCCCAGGAGGCAAtaaacactggagtcaaaaaATAGCATCCAGAGTTCTCTGTTTTCTTCCTCTTATTAGACTGGACAAAAAGCAGGGCACTCTGCACTCACATGTGGTCAGCGGTGCCAACTACACCTTTAACAAATACAATT
Protein-coding sequences here:
- the LOC127653615 gene encoding ropporin-1-like protein → MAHTPRQMVIPPELPVILMRFTEDAIRTQPEDITEWAALYFRALVQGNPLPVREVLPMTDSVDLKPEILAAMHAQLGMMDTVNKLEVEKVWRSFGLAEEVLAHIFSVGSFGETLEWMRFFAINCSYLGGTFRKAMAHACFILGGDPKCKHSDACLPFEMFHDLYTYLAEMDREVSQAQVDIALAYLEAQAKANNGMVKVSDFINCHKVCLG